Proteins encoded in a region of the Manis javanica isolate MJ-LG chromosome 15, MJ_LKY, whole genome shotgun sequence genome:
- the LOC140846386 gene encoding ral-GDS-related protein-like has product MALILAEPEPCPESISPCGVNTWDIPGVVSCPELESDVPSECSRPTPSPGMRLAGCHTWEPKHVPSVLHGSQLSSIPEGRVLHHLVQEEHVGPTVAEMEEPRQMQMAPEAQGGPDSSLEPVEDPRETPVLELRPVSPASGPAEPEDVPAVAATPVPGPELQPHEPSGMVPGPLDGMAPGLAEPEAVLEPTSPCAVNTWDVPREEEPTILAFPPRLVAEQLTLMCASQMGGLELLAPTIHRIIRQCGDTANLVTSSCLGAPSMTSRDKGPSGEVLDPGGQGVSGPSKNFASLRAILLALQSPAVRRLESTWRHVPWKSSRIYKNLKKRDKGINRKWLLEEAKSIATKLLWATRGSQGRKQQVAQGMVPFLGLFLDDLLVDKLPEHNEDGDKTSKRVLSVVPHKVTLVLGEILMHKRMAALYYLEPDEHFFKSFFQAVEPMDEEER; this is encoded by the exons ATGGCACTGATCCTGGCCGAGCCAGAGCCATGTCCAGAGTCCATCAGCCCCTGTGGTGTGAACACCTGGGATATCCCAGGAGTGGTCTCATGCCCCGAGCTGGAGTCCGATGTGCCATCAGAATGCAGCAG GCCTACCCCCAGTCCCGGGATGCGACTGGCTGGGTGCCATACCTGGGAGCCCAAGCATGTGCCCAGCGTCCTCCATGGCAGCCAGCTTTCATCCATCCCAGAGGGCCGAGTCCttcaccacttggtccaggaggagcacgtGGGGCCCACGGTGGCAGAGATGGAAG aaccACGGCAGATGCAGATGGCTccagaggcacagggagggccggATTCATCGCTAGAGCCTGTTGAGGATCCCcgtgagacccctgtgctggagctacggccggtgtcacctgcttcaggcCCTGCAGAGCCAGAGGATGTCCCAGCTGTGGCCGCAACCccggtgccaggccctgagctgcagCCCCATGAGCCCTCAGGCATGGTGCCCGGACCACTTGATGGAATGGCACCAGGCCTGGCAGAGCCCGAGGCAGTActggagcccaccagcccctgtgccgTGAACACCTGGGATGTGCCGAGGGAGGAGGAGCCGACCATCCTGGCGTTTCCCCCtcgcctggtggccgagcagctgaccctgatgtgtgcg TCACAGATGGGAGGCCTTGAGCTCCTGGCCCCCACCATCCATCGCATCATCAGGCAATGCGGTGACACGGCTAATTTGGTCACCTCTTCCTGCCTCGGTGCCCCGAGCATGACATCCAGGGACAAGGGCCCGAGTGGTGaagttctggatccaggtggccaag gagtgtctggccCCTCAAAAAATTTCGCGTCCCTtcgtgccattctcttggccctgcagagcccagctGTACGTCGTCTGGAGAGCACCTGGCGACATGTTCCCTG gaagagctccaggatatataaaaaccttaaaaagagGGACAAGGGCATTAACAGGAAGTGGCTCCTCGAg GAGGCGAAGTCCATCGCGACGAAACTGCTGTGGGCCACCAGGGGATCCCAGGGTAGGAAGCAGCAG gtggcacagggcatggtccccttCCTCGGACTGTTCTTGGATGACCTGCTCGTAGACAAACTCCCGGAACATAATGAGGAt ggtgacAAGACGAGCAAGAGAGTGTTGAGTGTAGTACCACATAAG gtcacTCTCGTCCTGGGTGAGATCTTGATGCACAAGCGCATGGCCGCGCTGTACTACCTGGAGCCCGATGAGCACTTTTTCAAGTCCTTTTTCCAGGCCGTGGAGCCCATGGATGAAGAGGAGAGGTGA